The sequence ATTAATAAACTCAAAAGATACATCCCAGAAATTGAATAAAATGCCACTTCATAACCTATCCTATCTATTAAAATGCCAATGAAATATGGGCCAGCAGTTGCTCCAAAAAAGCCCATCATGTTTACAAAACCCATAACTGTGCCAAGATTTTCTTCGCTTGCGTGCTCACTTGTGTAAGCAGTTACTATAGGGCCAACGGAGTAAAAGAACAACCCCAATAACAAAACCAGAAAAGGATAAGCTGTTTTCACCAACAGAAAAGACAGAAGGGCATTAAACGCAAGAACAGACAAAAGGCTAGCTTTTCCAACCTTATCATATATTCTCCCCCCACCGATAGAACCAAAAATCCCTACTATTGAGAGAAGGGAGAAATAAAAAGAAGCCTCTTCTACACTTCTGCCTTTGTTTACAAAGAAATCTGGAAGGAAAGTTAATATTCCAAAGAAAGCTGCCAAAGCGATGAAGTTCATGATGCTCAGACCTAATACCTTCTTAGGTATTGTGAACTTTGGTTGTTCAACTTGCTTTACTTCCCCTTTGATTGCTAACATAAGTGCTATTCCAATAGTCAGACTCATAAGTGAAAGGGCTAAAAACGAGTACCTCCATTCTAAGGCCAAAGCTATCGGAACAACAATTGCCGGAGCAATGGCACTTCCTATCGGTGGCCCAACCATGAAAACACCCAGCGCAGATCCCTTTCTTTCTCTGTATATCTCACTTATAAGAGCGGTTGCAGGAGCATAGTATAAGCCAGCGAAGACACCGTATAGGGCCCTAATCCCTACGAGATGCCAGTACTCCCGAGCAAAAATAGCTAATGAGCTTGCTAAGGAATAACCAAGAATACTGATAACCACGAGCTTTTTTCTTCCAAATTTATCTCCAAAATAACCGGCAGGCACCTGAATTATTGCGTAAGGAAGAAGAAGAGAGGTCATAAGCAGTCCTGCTTGTGCATTTGTTATAGCAAACTCCTCCTTGATTATCGGAATAAGAGGAGGAATAGCCATCCTGTGGGCATAGTTGAATATCCAGCCAAGGGAGAGCAATAAGAGGAGTTTTTTCTGCATATTTTGAAGTGAGGAACCAAATGTTTAAAAATTTATTGAAAATTTACCAGATTATCGGAGAGTTAAATATAAAAAGGAGAGAACATAGAGCAGAGTGAGAGCCATGGTAAGCAAACTTCTTGCACTTGAGGTCTATCCAAACCTCAAAGATCTCGATTTCAGGGTACTCAGAGGGGTAGAGCTTAATATGCGTCATTACGAATGGGTACCCCTTGAAGTAGTGGCCAAGTTTGCCCGAGTGGATATTGAAACAGCATCCTATCGTCTAGGAAAGCTCGATAACTGGGGACTCGTTAGGAGAAGGAGCGACATAGGCTACATAGGCTACCAGCTCACGATACACGGATATGATGCCTTGGCAATAAGGGCATTTGCCCAAAAAGAAGTAATTAAGGCAATAAGCCAAACCCAGATTGGAGTAGGGAAAGAGGCTGATGTGTACGTCGGGATAACCCCAAATGAAGAGAAAGTGGCAGTCAAGTTTAATCGAATAGGGAGAACAAGCTTTACGAGAATAAAACTTTACAGACCCGATTTTGTCGATAAAAGGCACATATCGTGGCTTTATATTTCAAGGCTTGTTGCCCAAAGAGAGTACGAAGCACTGCAACTTTTGAGCCCAATAGCCAAGGTTCCAAAGCCTATTGCATGGAACAGACATGCGATCGTTATGGAATTTATAGAAGGAGTTGAGCTGGTAGAGCTTACAGACACTGATTTAACAAAAGAAGAAGCAGCAGAGATATTGGACAAAGTTCTAGAGGAGTACAAGAAGATAGTCGAGTTTGGAATAATACACTCCGATATGAGCCTCTATAACATAGTCCTTAAAAAGGATGGGGACATACTAATAATAGATTGGCCCCAATATCTCACAACTGCCTTTCCAGACGCCAAATACTACTTGGAGAGAGACCTCAGAGTGCTCCTGAATTCGTTTAAACGAAAGTGGCGGGTAGAAAAAGACTGGAACGAAGTGTGGAAAGAATTTGAAGAGGCTTTTAAAAAGAGTTTAAAAGAGGAGTAAAACATGGCAAAAAGAGAAGACGTTATAGCATCTCTCTTCAAAGAGGCCTACATAGCATTAAACAAACAAAAAATTGATGTCGCAAAAAAGAAATTCGAAGAGGTAATGCACCTCTCAAAAGGCTTTTATCCCTGGATTTATTTTGAAGCCTGTTTTGGTCTGGTAGAGGCGTTTATAGAAGAGGGTAACTACAGCGGTGCTATAAAATGCGCAATTAGGGCACTTCTAAATGCCTCAGATGAGGAGATGTTTTCGCTTGGGGTTGAAAGACTAAAAAATGTCTTCGCAATAATCAAGAAGAATGATAAAATTGACTCGCTCAAGACTAGCTGGATATTTCGATTCCGCAATCACTCTCCAATAAAGACCTCCAAATGTTTGTGATGGCACTAGATAGCTTTGCAAGGGGTAATTTAACAGAAGCACAGCTTCTAAGCAAGAATATAAGATCAAAGGAGCTCAAAGAAATTGTAGGGTCACTCTTGGAATAACTCCCCTAATATCTTCTCAAACTGTCTTTTTTCAGGTCTTACTGGAAAATTGTATGGTTCTTTGCTGGGCTTCTCATTGTAATAAGGCCGATTGCATCCAGGGCAACCGTGAGTCATGAAGACGCTCTCGTCAAGAACTTTCAAAAGCTCCTCTCTAGAAAGGCCGAAGTCTACAAGTTTTCCGTTATCAAACTTAAACTCTTCCACCCTTGCTATTTTGTTTTCAATCAAATAAACTCCAATCTGCATCAGCCTGTACCTTTTAGGATCTGGAGGGGTTTTGTTTTCTAATCTAGTCCCTTTAACCGGAGTAAATGCAAAAATCGAAACTTTGGCTTTTGAATCATATGCCCTTTGAACCGCCTGCAAAAATTCTTCTTCGCTCTCCCCCAACCCGAAGATAAAGTGAACAAACGCTTTTCCTTCACCAAAGACATTAATGACTTCATCAACGAACTTCCACATTTCCTCCCATGAGTACATGGAGTCCTTTACTTGGTTATACACCCTTTCAGATGCCGCATCTATTCCAACACCAATATAATCCACTCCCCATCTTTGAAACTCCTTGAGAGACTTTTTGTCCACTGGAGTTATCGAAAGGGAAATAGGAAAACCCAGAGAGTAAAACGCCCTTAGAATCTTCATGACATCTTCTTTTAGGTCTGGATAATCCACGGTCTGCAGACATATTCTTGCGAATCTTGAAGTCTTTAACCGTTCTAAAACTTCTTTCAAGTCAAATGCAGGCCAAGTTATCCTTGAGAGCTTTTCCAGATTCGATTTGCTCTCCCTAGCTTGGACACAAAAAGCACAATTGTTCAAACATCTCCCTTCATAATATGCCATAAGATAAGCCGTTGTTGGTTTTGCAAGCATTTTCCCTTTTTTAAGCCCCAAGACAACCGCGGTTCCATATGAAACCCTAATCTTCATCTTTTTTTCCTCCTGAATACCCTGACTAATATGAGGTT comes from Thermococcus aggregans and encodes:
- a CDS encoding MFS transporter: MQKKLLLLLSLGWIFNYAHRMAIPPLIPIIKEEFAITNAQAGLLMTSLLLPYAIIQVPAGYFGDKFGRKKLVVISILGYSLASSLAIFAREYWHLVGIRALYGVFAGLYYAPATALISEIYRERKGSALGVFMVGPPIGSAIAPAIVVPIALALEWRYSFLALSLMSLTIGIALMLAIKGEVKQVEQPKFTIPKKVLGLSIMNFIALAAFFGILTFLPDFFVNKGRSVEEASFYFSLLSIVGIFGSIGGGRIYDKVGKASLLSVLAFNALLSFLLVKTAYPFLVLLLGLFFYSVGPIVTAYTSEHASEENLGTVMGFVNMMGFFGATAGPYFIGILIDRIGYEVAFYSISGMYLLSLLILAQEQRSENKKRG
- a CDS encoding serine/threonine-protein kinase RIO2; the encoded protein is MVSKLLALEVYPNLKDLDFRVLRGVELNMRHYEWVPLEVVAKFARVDIETASYRLGKLDNWGLVRRRSDIGYIGYQLTIHGYDALAIRAFAQKEVIKAISQTQIGVGKEADVYVGITPNEEKVAVKFNRIGRTSFTRIKLYRPDFVDKRHISWLYISRLVAQREYEALQLLSPIAKVPKPIAWNRHAIVMEFIEGVELVELTDTDLTKEEAAEILDKVLEEYKKIVEFGIIHSDMSLYNIVLKKDGDILIIDWPQYLTTAFPDAKYYLERDLRVLLNSFKRKWRVEKDWNEVWKEFEEAFKKSLKEE
- a CDS encoding radical SAM protein; protein product: MKIRVSYGTAVVLGLKKGKMLAKPTTAYLMAYYEGRCLNNCAFCVQARESKSNLEKLSRITWPAFDLKEVLERLKTSRFARICLQTVDYPDLKEDVMKILRAFYSLGFPISLSITPVDKKSLKEFQRWGVDYIGVGIDAASERVYNQVKDSMYSWEEMWKFVDEVINVFGEGKAFVHFIFGLGESEEEFLQAVQRAYDSKAKVSIFAFTPVKGTRLENKTPPDPKRYRLMQIGVYLIENKIARVEEFKFDNGKLVDFGLSREELLKVLDESVFMTHGCPGCNRPYYNEKPSKEPYNFPVRPEKRQFEKILGELFQE